DNA from Candidatus Cloacimonas acidaminovorans str. Evry:
GCACCCATCGCTATCATTGTATTGCCCTGCCAGCTTTGAAAAAATCTCAACCTTAAAAACCCTTTCAACCCTCTTAACCTTTTTTCTCCAGGGATGTAATTTCGCTCATCCATTTGAGGACAGCAGTTTGGAAGATTTCTTTCAGCTGAAAATAGGCGGGCAGGTTCAGTTCTCCGGTCCATTCATCCATAAAAATCTTTTTGAATTCAATAGTTAGGCAGAGAACTTTGTTGCCGAAGGTCTGATTTACCCAACGGGAAAAATGTCCTCCGCTAAATTTTATATCGCAACGGCAGTCCAATTTTATGTTTTGAAAAGGGTTACCATCCAGCAGCAAACGCAAATTTTCTACAATAGGATAAACACTTTCGGGAAGGTTATTTCTGCCCAAAATAAGATCGGGATTTTGGGTTTGAGGGTCGGGAGCAACATCAGGACCGCCTCTTCTATGATTATAGCTATGCAGGTCTAAAATAATTAGGGTGGAATGAATTTTCAGCAAGCGTTCAATTTGATAGCGGATAATCTGATACCAGTCGGCGTATGCTTTAAGCAATTTTGTATACAGGTTATCCGCGATAGGCATTTTACGAACCTGCAAGCCCCAAGCATCTTCCGGTTTTTGATAGACAGCTTTTTCAGGAGGGCGATTCAAATCAACGGCAAAACGGCTGGTTTGCACAATAATTCTATTGGGAAAACATTCTGCAAAGCCATTGGTATAAGGGTCTTCTTCGCGTAATCTTGTGTCCGCATCAATTCCACAGTTCTGTAAAAGTTCTGGTGGCATATAATTGCCGTTATGAATAGCAAAAGCTAATAACGGGAATTTATTATCCCCCAGAAAGACATCACTATAAATCATTGATCAAGCTGTTCCAGATATTGCATTAAACCTTCTAAAATGCCCAAATACTGTTTAATATCTTCCAATGTAGCTTTATCGCCGGAAACCCAGGCAAGTATAGATTCAAATTTTACATTGGTAATAATGTTATTTTTTGCCAAAATTTCCTCAAGTTTAAAAGGAACAACACCATCATACAGATAACAAATCCCTTTCAACACGGGAATAATATTGCTCAAAGCTATAAACAGAAGGTCGGACAATTGTTTGGGAGTATTTTTCCGTTCCAAAACAGACAAACGGATAAGCAGCCATTTGCCTTTTATTTCGCGTTCCATTTGTAAACGCAGATCATCAGGATCAAATTGAAGATTCTTTAAAATATCCTCTTTAACGAAAAGGTTTTGATAATTGCTGGTAATGATATCCAGAAATTCCAGGGGATAGGAATCTAAAGAACTTTCTACAAACTTGCGGTTTACCAGTAAAGGAAAACGCAATTGACGCTGATGGGAATACTTTCTTAAAGAATCCAAAGATTCCAGAAGATCAGGAGGGTCTTTTTCCAGAATAATTATGCATTCCGGTTTAAAATCATTATAAACGGCAACTTGTAAAAGGTAATCCTGAATTTCGGATAAAGTATTCATTACTTCAGAAAAATCGCGGGTCACAAGACCTCCTTTTTTTAAGCGTTATATTTGGCTAAATAAGCATTAGCACAGGCGCGAGCCAAATTTCGTATTCTGGCTATGTAAGATGCTCTTTCCGTAACACTTATAACTCCTCTGGCTTCCAGTAAGTTAAAAGTGTGAGAACATTTTAACAACATATCATAAGCAGGATAAATAAGTTGTTTACCTAAAAGGGCATTGCATTCCTTTTCATAATCCTGAAAAAGCTGGAACAGTAGGGTTGTATCTGCCTCTTCAAAGTTATAGGCACTATATTCTTTTTCGCGCTCATAGAAAAGTTCCGCATAACCAATATTTTCATTCCAGGCAAGCAAGCGGTAATCATCCACATTTTGAATATACATTGCTATGCGCTCCAGTCCATAAGTTAGTTCTACACTAACGGGAAAAACATCTATGCTGGCGACCTGTTGAAAGTATGTAAATTGAGAAATTTCCATTCCATCCAACCAGACCTCCCAACCTAAACCCCAAGCACCTAAAGTTGGTGATTCCCAATCGTCTTCCACAAAACGGATATCGTGCATTGAAATATCAATTCCAATAGCGGATAAGCTTTTTAAGTATAAATTTTGAATATCATCCGGAGTTGGTTTGATAATCACTTGAAACTGATAATAATGTTGAAAACGATTGGGATTTTCTCCATAACGACCGTCTTTGGGTCTTCTACAAGGTTGCGGATAAGCAATGGCACAAGGTTTTTTTCCTAAAGTGCCAAAAAAGGTGGAAGGATGAAAAGTTCCTGCTCCCATTTCCAAATCGTAGGGTTGAATTAAACAACAACCCTTTTCAGCCCAATAATTTTGCAGAGATAGTATCAGATCTTGAAAGTTCATTTTTTATCCTGATTATAGTTTTTACAGGTTTGCTGAATAAGCGTCAGGTCTTTTTTTATGTCCTGTAGTATTTCCGTTATTTCAGTTTTCATTTTTGAATCCTTTTTTGCGGAAGATAGAGAATCGTCAAGTTTCTCTTTTGTTTTAGTTTGAATTTTGGTTCTTTCCTGCTTAATAATCTTTCTGGCACCTTCAATGGTATAGCGCTGATTATAGAGTAGGTCGTAAATTCTACGCAGCAAAAGAACCTGCTGTTCATTGTATTTTCTGATGCGCCCTTCACTCTTTATGGCATTCAGCCCGGGAAATTCAGTTTCCCAATAGCGAATAATATAGGGCTTAACACCTAAAAGATTGCTAACTTCGCCTATTGTGTAATAATATTTTTTCATAAGACCTCACCTTTTTGTTTCTTTTTAGTGAAGCTGAAGAGGAAAAGTCCTCCCGCCAGAATTACAAAAATCCACGGATACCAATAAATATAACGATAAACAGGTATACGGGAACAACGATAAAGAGGTGCTTGCAAATTTGTGATTTCAAAGAGACCCGCTTTGGCAATTATGCGGCCAAAAGGGTCTACAATTAAAGAAATTCCGGTATTGGCACTACGGTAAATTTGAATCCGGTTTTCCACTGCCCGAAATTTTGCCATAATAGAATGGAGCCAGGGACCGTAGGAAGTTCCAAACCAGGCATCATTAGTAATATTTACTAAAAAATCGGCTTTTTTTAATTTACCTGTTGTTTTGTCTTTCCTGATTGCCATCTGCTGATGAAATTCAGCAAAAGCAAGCTCATAACATATTGAAGGGGAAAAGGTTAAACTATCTGTTTGGTAATAAACCGGTCCGTTGCCAAATTCCCAGTTTGCCTGTCCAAACTGCAATTTCCATAAAAAAGGGAAAACATTCAGCCACAGCATTCTTTCACCAACTGGAACCAGAATATTTTTATAATACAATTCCGAGATTGAGCCATCGGGATGAAAAAGAGCCGCTGCATTGTAATATAATTCACTGTTAATATGATTTTCAGGAGCTAAAGTAAAATGCGGAAAGCCGGTAAAAATTTCCAGTTCATATTTTTGCATCAGGTCATTCAAATAGTTTCGTGCCCGATAATCATACATTAGGTAAACCGGCATTGCGGCTTCCGGAAAAATTATTAGTTTGGTGGAATCCTTTTTTGCCTGAGCACAAAGAGCATCATAACGATGTAATATTTGCTGATAGGCACTCTCATCCCATTTTTCGTCCTGAGGAATTGAGGGTTGCATAACGGTTATTTTGGGGTCTTGTTTTTGAACGGGCAAATAGTTTAAACAATATATACCATAACCAATCCAAAGAATAAAGATGCCGGCTACATATAATAGACATTGCGTCTTCTTTTTAAGGAGAACTTCATAAAGCAAAACATTGATGAGCAAAATAAGCAAAGAAAGTAGAATTACCCCTCCCAAATCACCTGCCTGAATTAAAACAGTATAGTCCGATAGCGAATAGGCATTATTAAACCACGGAAATCTTGTTTCTCCAAAATTTTGTAAATATTCAAAGCTTAACATCACAGCAATAAAATTAGGGTAAAAAAGACGGGGATAAAATCTACCTATCCTGCTAATTGCATAAAAGCAAAGCCAGTAAAATAAGAAATAGACAATAGCGATGCCGATCAAACCAAAAAAAGTAACTCCCGCTATCCAATACATTACAACGCCGATATAAACAACAGAAAATAGAAGTCCTGCCTGCCATAATTTCACTTTTCTTCGCTCTAAAACATAGAGCAAGGGAATCCAACCAAAGAAAACCATCCAACCACAATGTATTGGCAAACGCGATAAGGCAAGCATTAAAGCCGAAAGTAAAACCCAAAGTAAATCCATCACTTATTCCACCCGCGCATAGTTTATTTTATAAATACGGATTTCTTCTCCTATTCTTAAAGCTAATAAATCGTTACTGATACACATAAATACATTTTCCGCAGCTAAAGGTAAATAGGCAGAACTGGATAAACATTTCAGCATTCCTGCATTAAAACAAATAGCGTTATTGTATAAATCATAAACTACCTGTCCCTGTTCCGTCTTTACAAATTGACCCAGCACGGAAAATATGTTGCTTACATTATTTGCCTTGTCATAAGCAATCAGATAATCGTGATTGCAAAAAAGAGAATTTACCTGCTGAAGCTGAAATCTGCCAAACCGATTCAGTTCGGTTCCGTCAATTCCCGAATAGTTGATAATTTCCCCGCTGGCAGAATCAAAAATAAATAAACCCTGGTCTTGATATACACAAAGGCATTTGGGTTGCACACTGTTTTTAAGCTCAATACTGCCGGAAGGACTGCCGTCAGAACTGAATTTTTTCACAATGCGAGCAGATGAATCCAACACATATAAAGAATTATCACTACCCATAGCTATATCTGCCAGGTATTGAAAATTAACTTTGGAACTGCCTAAACCACCAAGCACATTTTTCCGCTCTTGATCCTGGAAAATATAAATTTCCTGACTTTTAATGCTCATTGCATAAAGCGTATTGCTTTGGGAATGATACTGAATTTTATCTGTCTGCATTCCCAAAGGGATAGCTTTAACCAAATTGAAATATTCAATATCCATTGGAGTTCTTCTGTTGATGTCGGAACAGCAATTTAGCACGACCAAGCAGATTGCTAAAGATACAATGATGGCTAAAAATAAAACCTTCCGCATAGTTCTAATCCTTTAGAATTTGTAAATCCTTAAGCTTGCCTTGAATGGTTAAATTATTCCCAAAACGGTTATATTCAAGGGTGTAGGCAATATCCAGTTTGCCGTTCTTTTTCAGCAGAGGTAGATAATCCCCCAAATTATAACCAATTAAATTAAAGTAAATGCCATCTTTAACTACTTTCAGTTTCAGATGATTTCTTCCTACATTATAAGGATAACTTGCTATAGTTACATTGCGGGTCATAAAAACAGGACGCGTATTATCAGGACCAAAAGGAGCAAAATGCTCCAAAGCATCAAGCAAGGTATTGTTTATGTTGTAAAGCTCAATTTCGGCATCTATCTGTAAAGGCGGTTGAATTTGTTCCAGGCGTAAGTTTTCGGAAACAAACCTGGTTAATTCGTTTTCAAAACGGTCTAAATATTCCTGATAAATAGTTAAACCCACAGCATATTTATGACCTCCGAAACTATGCAAATTATGCTCTGTTTGCTTCAATGCTTCAAAAAGATCAAAATCGGCAACACTGCGTCCGGAACCACTGCCAAAACCGTCTTTGAAGGAAATCATAATCACCGGACGATAATATTTTTCTACCAGCTTGGAAGCAACAATTCCGATTACTCCTGGATGCCAGTCATCGGAAGAAACGACCATACAGGATGTTTGTTGTAAGTCCTTATATTTCTTTTCAATAATGTCACATGCCTCTTGAAAGGTTTTCTGGTCTTCCTGTTGCCGTAAAGAATTCTGATGTTCAATAATTTCAGCCAGTTCCATACTCTTTGCCTCATCGGTTGAAATTAAAAGTTCTACGGAAACGGAAGCGCTTCCCATTCTGCCTGCAGCATTTATTCTGGGTGCAATGCCAAAAACGATATCTGTGGTATCCAGGTTTTTCTGATTCAACCCGGAAATTTGGACTAAAGCATTTAAGCCCAGGTTCTTTTTCTCTATTAAGTGCTGAAGCCCAATGGAAGCAAAAATACGGTTTTCCGAAGTGAGCGGAACAATATCGGCAATTGTTCCAACTGCTACAAGATCCATATACTTAAGCTTGTTTTCCGCACTGTCAATACCCAAGTTATTGTAGATTGCCATCAGCAGTTTATAGGCAACTCCAACTCCGGCAAGATGTTCATAAGGGTATTTTGTTCCTGGGAGTTTGGGATTGATAATAGCAAAAGCAGGAGGCAATTCATCTTTGGGATTGTGATGATCAGTAATAATAATTTCCATTCCCATAGAGTTTATAGCATTGATTTCCTCAATGGCATTCACTCCACAATCAACACTGATAATAAGAGAAGAACCATTCTCTCTTAAAGCATCCAAACTGCCAAGCGATAAACCGTAACCATCTATCATCCGATGAGGAATGTAAAAATCAATATTGGCACCGATGCGTTTCAAACCTAAATACAATAAAGCGGTAGCAGTTGTGCCATCTACATCGTAATCACCATAAATAGTTATTTTTTCTTTGCTGTCTATAGCGCGTAAAATACGCTGAACTGCCTTTTCCATATCGGGAAAGAGATAGGGGTCATATAAATTATCCATTGAGGGCTTAAAAAACTCCTGCGCAGAATTTACGGTCTTTATCCCTTTACGGTATAATAATTCAGCTACCAAACGCGGAAGTTTGAATTCGGCACTTAACTTTTCAATTTCAGGGTTTATTTCCTTTCCTGGTGGAGATGGTATTAACCATTTTTTGTTCATCATTCTGCCTTTATATATTTATTTATTTTCTCTATTTAGATGTGGAACTAACATAACCTTAATAGATTACAGCATATTCTTAAGAGAACTGTATGCTTTATACATTCTAAACTCTATAATTATAGAGCGCTAAATCCTGTAAAGCATTATTTTCATTCCGGAAATATGCTGTCTTTTTAGATGAATAACTTAATAAATTGAAAAGTGTAAAGGTGTAAAAGGGGAAAGGTGAAACACGAGTTAAACATAGATAACAAGCAAAAAATCTGTATGAAGCCATATTCCAAAGCTGTTTCAGCAGATCATACTCCATTTTTCATTCATTCCATCTCACCCTCTCGCCATCTTGACAAAATAAATATTGACCGAAAAAGAGAGAACATTAAAAAGGAAACAAAATTACCTGTTAAGAGGTGTTAAATGTTATTAGCCAGCTTTCTGGAAGCGCATAATATTCTGTTTGAAAACAGGGTTTTAACAAAAGAACAGGTCTATAAGGAATTGGTAGACCGATTGTGCAGTCAATATAAATTGCCGATTAGCAGTTCCAAACTTTTAGAGCTGATATTTAAACGCGAGGAAGAGGTCTCCTGTGCTTATCCAACAGGTATTGCTATTCCTCATATTCGTATGGACGGCTTTAATGATACTTTGATAGCAATGGCTTTTTTGGAGAATCCCCTTGATTATAATGGAATAAAAGTTAACTGGGTAGTTCTTATATTAACCGATAAAACAAGTTCCAAGACCTACCTGAATATTGTTGCTGCCTTGTTGAAACTTTCCAAAGATAAAGAAGCAATTAAAGCTTTGGCATCCGCAGGAGATGGGCATAGCGTTATTCATTATTTGAAAAAGAATGAAGTAGAAGTGAAAAAAGATGTAATTATTGCTGATATAATGGTGCAAAATCCAATTGCAGTTTTGCCCCAAAACAGTTTGCGGGAACTAATCAATCTGATGAGTACACATAAAGTTGCAGGAATGCCTGTAGTTGATGAAACAGGAAAATATGTAGGTGAAGTGAATGTTCTTAATTTGTTGGAAGTAGGAATTCCGAATTATGTAATGATGTTGGATAATTTAAATTTTCTTTCTTCTTATGAACCACTGGAAAATCTTTTCAGCAAACAGGATTTGCTTTTTGTGAAAGATATTATGACTACAGACGAAATATTTGTGCGTCCTGAGGCATCTATAATTGAAACTGTGTTTTTAATGGTTAGCCATAATAAGCGTTATCTTTCTGTAGTGAAGGAGGAAAAACTTGTAGGTCTGATTACGGCAATGGATATATTAAGAAAGGTTATAGCGGTGTAATAAAATGCTGTTAATGATTATTGCTTTATTGGTCTTTATTGTAACTTATCTATGCATCATTACGGAGTGGGTAAATAAAATGCTTGCCGCTCTGATTGGTGGTTTTGTAATTATTGTTTTAGGAGTTGTAGATCAGTCCATTGCTTTTTCCGCAATTGACTGGAATGTAATCTTTTTCCTGATTGGAATGATGCTTACCATTTCCGTGATGCGAGAAACGGGAATGTTTATGTATATTGCTATTAAAACGGCAAAAATTGCCAAGGGTAGTCCCTTGAAAATTATGGCAATGATGTTTATAGCAACGGCGGTTATTTCTGCCATTTTAGGTAGCGTTACCACTGTAATGATTTTGGTTCCAATCGTTTTGCTGATTGCGGAAGAACTGAAAATAACTCCTGCACCTTTTATTATAACTATGGTTGTTGCTTCCAATATGGGTGGAGCAGCAACGATGATTGGTGACCCGCCAAATATTCTTATTGCCAGTGCTACTAAATATACTTTCATTGATTTTTTCCTGAATTTAACCCCTGCTATTGTGATTATTGTAATTGGCAGTTTAGGTTTAATATGGCTTTTATACAGAGGGAAAATGTATGTTAGCAATGAAAGGCGTGCCAAAATAATGGAATACAACGATAAGAACCTGATAACTCACCCGAAACTATTGTGGATTACTCTTGGGGTTGTAGCTTTGATGTTGCTGGCATTTATTTTTCAAAAGCCGTTACATTTGGAAAATGCTACAATTGCAATGGCAGCAGGTCTTATTTTGGTATTTATAGGTAGTCGTAAAAAGGTGGAAACAATCATTCTCAATGATATTGATTGGATTACCATCTTTTTCTTCATTGGCCTTTTTATGATTGTAGAGGGTTTGGTGCATACTGGCTTTATTGATCTCTTAGCTAATGGTGTGATGTCTATCACCAATGGAGAGCCAAAAACA
Protein-coding regions in this window:
- a CDS encoding N-formylglutamate amidohydrolase; this encodes MIYSDVFLGDNKFPLLAFAIHNGNYMPPELLQNCGIDADTRLREEDPYTNGFAECFPNRIIVQTSRFAVDLNRPPEKAVYQKPEDAWGLQVRKMPIADNLYTKLLKAYADWYQIIRYQIERLLKIHSTLIILDLHSYNHRRGGPDVAPDPQTQNPDLILGRNNLPESVYPIVENLRLLLDGNPFQNIKLDCRCDIKFSGGHFSRWVNQTFGNKVLCLTIEFKKIFMDEWTGELNLPAYFQLKEIFQTAVLKWMSEITSLEKKG
- a CDS encoding glycine--tRNA ligase subunit alpha; this encodes MNFQDLILSLQNYWAEKGCCLIQPYDLEMGAGTFHPSTFFGTLGKKPCAIAYPQPCRRPKDGRYGENPNRFQHYYQFQVIIKPTPDDIQNLYLKSLSAIGIDISMHDIRFVEDDWESPTLGAWGLGWEVWLDGMEISQFTYFQQVASIDVFPVSVELTYGLERIAMYIQNVDDYRLLAWNENIGYAELFYEREKEYSAYNFEEADTTLLFQLFQDYEKECNALLGKQLIYPAYDMLLKCSHTFNLLEARGVISVTERASYIARIRNLARACANAYLAKYNA
- a CDS encoding MerR family transcriptional regulator, giving the protein MKKYYYTIGEVSNLLGVKPYIIRYWETEFPGLNAIKSEGRIRKYNEQQVLLLRRIYDLLYNQRYTIEGARKIIKQERTKIQTKTKEKLDDSLSSAKKDSKMKTEITEILQDIKKDLTLIQQTCKNYNQDKK
- the lnt gene encoding apolipoprotein N-acyltransferase; this translates as MDLLWVLLSALMLALSRLPIHCGWMVFFGWIPLLYVLERRKVKLWQAGLLFSVVYIGVVMYWIAGVTFFGLIGIAIVYFLFYWLCFYAISRIGRFYPRLFYPNFIAVMLSFEYLQNFGETRFPWFNNAYSLSDYTVLIQAGDLGGVILLSLLILLINVLLYEVLLKKKTQCLLYVAGIFILWIGYGIYCLNYLPVQKQDPKITVMQPSIPQDEKWDESAYQQILHRYDALCAQAKKDSTKLIIFPEAAMPVYLMYDYRARNYLNDLMQKYELEIFTGFPHFTLAPENHINSELYYNAAALFHPDGSISELYYKNILVPVGERMLWLNVFPFLWKLQFGQANWEFGNGPVYYQTDSLTFSPSICYELAFAEFHQQMAIRKDKTTGKLKKADFLVNITNDAWFGTSYGPWLHSIMAKFRAVENRIQIYRSANTGISLIVDPFGRIIAKAGLFEITNLQAPLYRCSRIPVYRYIYWYPWIFVILAGGLFLFSFTKKKQKGEVL
- a CDS encoding NHL repeat-containing protein; this translates as MRKVLFLAIIVSLAICLVVLNCCSDINRRTPMDIEYFNLVKAIPLGMQTDKIQYHSQSNTLYAMSIKSQEIYIFQDQERKNVLGGLGSSKVNFQYLADIAMGSDNSLYVLDSSARIVKKFSSDGSPSGSIELKNSVQPKCLCVYQDQGLFIFDSASGEIINYSGIDGTELNRFGRFQLQQVNSLFCNHDYLIAYDKANNVSNIFSVLGQFVKTEQGQVVYDLYNNAICFNAGMLKCLSSSAYLPLAAENVFMCISNDLLALRIGEEIRIYKINYARVE
- the recJ gene encoding single-stranded-DNA-specific exonuclease RecJ, producing the protein MMNKKWLIPSPPGKEINPEIEKLSAEFKLPRLVAELLYRKGIKTVNSAQEFFKPSMDNLYDPYLFPDMEKAVQRILRAIDSKEKITIYGDYDVDGTTATALLYLGLKRIGANIDFYIPHRMIDGYGLSLGSLDALRENGSSLIISVDCGVNAIEEINAINSMGMEIIITDHHNPKDELPPAFAIINPKLPGTKYPYEHLAGVGVAYKLLMAIYNNLGIDSAENKLKYMDLVAVGTIADIVPLTSENRIFASIGLQHLIEKKNLGLNALVQISGLNQKNLDTTDIVFGIAPRINAAGRMGSASVSVELLISTDEAKSMELAEIIEHQNSLRQQEDQKTFQEACDIIEKKYKDLQQTSCMVVSSDDWHPGVIGIVASKLVEKYYRPVIMISFKDGFGSGSGRSVADFDLFEALKQTEHNLHSFGGHKYAVGLTIYQEYLDRFENELTRFVSENLRLEQIQPPLQIDAEIELYNINNTLLDALEHFAPFGPDNTRPVFMTRNVTIASYPYNVGRNHLKLKVVKDGIYFNLIGYNLGDYLPLLKKNGKLDIAYTLEYNRFGNNLTIQGKLKDLQILKD
- a CDS encoding PTS sugar transporter subunit IIA; this translates as MLLASFLEAHNILFENRVLTKEQVYKELVDRLCSQYKLPISSSKLLELIFKREEEVSCAYPTGIAIPHIRMDGFNDTLIAMAFLENPLDYNGIKVNWVVLILTDKTSSKTYLNIVAALLKLSKDKEAIKALASAGDGHSVIHYLKKNEVEVKKDVIIADIMVQNPIAVLPQNSLRELINLMSTHKVAGMPVVDETGKYVGEVNVLNLLEVGIPNYVMMLDNLNFLSSYEPLENLFSKQDLLFVKDIMTTDEIFVRPEASIIETVFLMVSHNKRYLSVVKEEKLVGLITAMDILRKVIAV
- a CDS encoding ArsB/NhaD family transporter yields the protein MLLMIIALLVFIVTYLCIITEWVNKMLAALIGGFVIIVLGVVDQSIAFSAIDWNVIFFLIGMMLTISVMRETGMFMYIAIKTAKIAKGSPLKIMAMMFIATAVISAILGSVTTVMILVPIVLLIAEELKITPAPFIITMVVASNMGGAATMIGDPPNILIASATKYTFIDFFLNLTPAIVIIVIGSLGLIWLLYRGKMYVSNERRAKIMEYNDKNLITHPKLLWITLGVVALMLLAFIFQKPLHLENATIAMAAGLILVFIGSRKKVETIILNDIDWITIFFFIGLFMIVEGLVHTGFIDLLANGVMSITNGEPKTTSMVILWLSGILSAWIDNIPFVAAMIPMIKSIGLHMQSAVQVQPLWWALSLGTCLGGNGTLVGASANIVAVGIANRNGYKISFMDYTKIGILFALESMLLSSVYIWFRY